The Raphanus sativus cultivar WK10039 chromosome 2, ASM80110v3, whole genome shotgun sequence genome includes a region encoding these proteins:
- the LOC108840501 gene encoding uncharacterized protein LOC108840501 produces MCLPFTILLPLVFSILSPYFVPLTHSKLARLGISPTTRPTETVDASTYNSDLKFFYYDQTLDHFTFTPESYQTFQQRYAIDSKHWAGAKGNAPILAFLGEEASLEVDLHDVGFFQDNGPRLKALLVYIEHRYYGKSMPFGSAEEALKNASTLGYLNAAQALADYAAILLHVKEKYSAKHSPIIVVGASYGGMLAAWFRLKYPHIALGALASSAPLLYFEDTRPKFGYYHVITNVFKETSERCYKTIRKSWKEIDRVAAKSNGLLILSKKFRTCAPLSRSFDIKDFLDSIYAESVQFNGNPGDWVDTLCNAIDNPPNRNNYVLDRIFAGIVAYMGNQSCYETDLFIQPSNGVIAWSWQSCSEIVMPIGHDKHDTMFQTAPFNMTSFIDDCKSNYGVSPRPHWITTYFGIQDVKLILRRFGSNIIFSNGLADPYSVGGVLEDVSDSIVAIKTLKGTHSQDLSSRRKDDPEWLVMQREKEIKIIQSWISTYQKDLRGRNMS; encoded by the exons ATGTGCCTTCCATTTACTATTCTCCTACCATTGGTCTTCTCAATATTGTCACCTTATTTCGTACCTCTCACACACTCCAAACTCGCTCGACTTGGTATTTCCCCAACAACGAGACCCACAGAAACAGTAGATGCCTCTACTTATAATTCTGATCTCAAATTCTTCTACTACGATCAGACTCTCGACCATTTTACTTTCACCCCCGAAAGTTACCAGACGTTTCAACAAAGATACGCCATCGATTCCAAGCACTGGGCTGGTGCCAAAGGCAACGCACCTATCTTAGCTTTTCTTGGAGAGGAAGCGTCGTTAGAAGTTGATTTGCACGATGTCGGTTTTTTCCAAGATAATGGTCCTCGATTAAAAGCCCTTCTTGTCTACATAGAG CATAGATATTATGGAAAGTCTATGCCGTTTGGATCGGCGGAAGAAGCATTAAAGAATGCGAGCACGTTGGGTTATTTGAACGCAGCACAAGCTCTAGCAGACTATGCAGCGATTCTCCTGCACGTTAAGGAGAAGTATTCTGCGAAACACAGCCCAATCATCGTCGTTGGAGCATCCTATGGTGGAA TGTTAGCGGCGTGGTTCAGGCTAAAATATCCACACATAGCACTTGGGGCATTAGCTTCTTCAGCTCCTCTTCTCTATTTCGAAGATACTCGTCCAAAATTTGGTTATTATCATGTCATAACCAATGTTTTTAag gAAACGAGTGAGAGATGTTATAAAACAATCCGTAAATCTTGGAAAGAGATTGATAGAGTTGCTGCCAAATCCAACGGTCTCTTGATCCTTAGCAAAAAATTCAGGACTTGCGC CCCATTGAGCCGTAGCTTCGATATCAAAGACTTTTTGGACTCAATATACGCAGAATCAGTTCAATTCAACGGGAATCCTGGTGATTGGGTGGATACGTTATGCAACGCAATCGACAACCCACCAAACCGTAACAATTATGTACTTGACCGGATTTTTGCAGGTATTGTTGCCTATATGGGCAACCAGTCTTGCTATGAAACCGATTTGTTTATACAGCCCTCAAACGGTGTCATCGCATGGAGTTGGCAG AGCTGCAGCGAAATAGTGATGCCTATAGGACATGACAAACACGACACAATGTTCCAAACGGCTCCGTTTAATATGACCAGTTTCATTGACGACTGTAAATCCAACTATGGTGTTTCTCCTCGGCCTCATTGGATCACTACATACTTCGGCATTCAA GATGTCAAGTTAATTCTCCGAAGATTTGGGAGCAACATCATTTTCTCTAATGGATTAGCAGATCCTTACAGCGTCGGCGG TGTGTTGGAGGATGTTTCAGATAGTATAGTAGCCATCAAGACACTTAAAG GTACACATTCTCAAGACCTCAGCTCGAGGAGAAAGGACGATCCAGAATGGCTAGTGAtgcaaagagaaaaagaaattaaaataattcaatCTTGGATTTCAACTTACCAAAAAGATCTAAGAGGTCGCAATATGTCATAA